In the genome of Triticum urartu cultivar G1812 chromosome 5, Tu2.1, whole genome shotgun sequence, one region contains:
- the LOC125506794 gene encoding casein kinase 1-like protein HD16 has protein sequence MADSGGVSANNAAAGNDDEEGNTAPFPETVQIGGSPEYRVERKLGKGGFGHVFVGRRLTGGNGRGAGAQEVAIKFEHNTSKGCNYGPPYEWHVYSALGGTHGVPKVHYKGRQGDYYVMIMDMLGPSLWDSWNSAGQTMSSEMVACIAAEAISILESMHSKGYVHGDVKPENFLLGQPGTPQEKKLFLVDLGLATKWKDPATQQHVDYDQRPDAFRGTVRYASAHAHLGRTASRRDDLESLAYTLVFLHRGRLPWQGYQGDNKSFLVCKRKMSTSPDILCGLCPQPFKLFLETVVNMKFDEEPNYSKLISLFDVLIGPNPSIRPINTDGAQKVGQKRSRLLNDDDDSNARKKIRLGVPATQWISVYNSRSPMKQRYHYNVADNRLAPHVEKGNEDGLLISSISSCVDLWAIIMDAGTGFTDQVYELSPHFLHKDWIMEQWEKNFYISSVAGANIGSSLVVMSKGTPYTQQSYKVSDSFPFKWINKKWKEGFHVTSMATSGSRWAIVMSRNAGFTDQVVELDFLYPSEGVHRRWDNGYRITAMAATMDQSALILSMPRRRPRDETQETLRTSQFPSAHVKDKWAKNLYLAGICYGRTVA, from the exons ATGGCGGACAGCGGCGGGGTCAGCGCCAACAACGCCGCCGCCGGCAACGACGACGAGGAGGGCAACACCGCCCCGTTCCCCGAGACG GTCCAGATAGGAGGATCTCCCGAGTACAGGGTCGAGAGGAAGCTCGGCAAAGGTGGCTTTGGCCACGTCTTTGTCGGCCGCCGCCTAACCGGTGGCAACGGCCGCGGCGCCGGTGCTCAGGAG GTTGCAATCAAATTTGAGCACAACACCAGCAAGGGCTGCAACTACGGCCCTCCTTACGAGTGGCATGTCTATTC TGCTCTTGGAGGTACTCATGGTGTGCCCAAGGTGCATTATAAAGGCCGTCAGGGTGACTACTATGTCATG ATTATGGATATGCTGGGGCCTAGCTTGTGGGATTCCTGGAATTCAGCAGGGCAGAC CATGTCATCAGAAATGGTAGCCTGTATTGCTGCAGAGGCCATTTCTATCCTGGAAAGCATGCATTCTAAAGG ATATGTACATGGAGATGTCAAACCTGAGAATTTTCTTCTCGGTCAGCCTGGAACTCCTCAAGAAAAGAAACTTTTTCTTGTAGATCTTGGATTAG CAACAAAGTGGAAAGATCCTGCTACTCAACAGCATGTTGATTATGATCAACGTCCGGATGCCTTCAG AGGAACAGTCAGATATGCTAGTGCCCATGCGCATTTAGGAAGAACTGCAAGCAGGAGAGATGACTTGGAATCACTGGCTTATACACTAGTATTTCTCCATCGAGGCAGGTTACCATGGCAAGGATACCAG GGTGATAATAAATCATTTCTGGTGTGCAAGAGAAAGATGAGTACCTCACCTGATATCCTTTGCGGCCTCTGTCCTCAACCTTTTAAGCTATTCCTTGAGACTGTAGTCAACATGAAGTTTGATGAGGAACCAAACTACTCCAAGTTGATTTCTTTGTTCGATGTTTTAATTGGACCAAACCCTTCCATCAGACCAATCAATACCGATGGAGCCCAAAAG GTAGGGCAGAAGCGTTCTAGGCTGCTTAATGACGACGACGATAGCAATGCAAGAAAGAAGATTCGCCTGGGTGTTCCAGCAACACAGTGGATTTCTGTATATAATTCTAGATCGCCCATGAAACAGAG GTACCACTATAATGTGGCTGACAATAGGTTAGCGCCACACGTGGAGAAAGGAAATGAGGATGGTCTTCTGATAAGCTCAATATCATCATGTGTTGATCTTTGGGCAATCATTATGGATGCTGGAACTGGCTTCACGGATCAAGTCTATGAACTGTCTCCACATTTCCTTCACAAG GACTGGATTATGGAACAATGGGAGAAAAATTTCTACATCAGTTCTGTCGCTGGCGCCAACATCGGAAGCTCTCTTGTAGTGATGTCCAAAG GCACGCCATACACGCAGCAGTCCTACAAGGTGAGCGATTCCTTCCCTTTCAAATGGATAAACAAGAAATGGAAGGAAGGCTTCCACGTGACGTCGATGGCGACGTCGGGCAGCCGATGGGCCATAGTGATGTCACGCAACGCTGGGTTCACCGACCAG GTGGTGGAGCTGGACTTTCTGTACCCGAGCGAGGGCGTCCACAGGCGGTGGGACAACGGGTACCGGATCACGGCGATGGCGGCGACCATGGACCAGTCGGCCCTGATCCTGAGCATGCCGAGGCGCCGGCCTCGGGACGAGACGCAGGAGACCCTGCGGACGTCGCAGTTCCCCAGCGCGCATGTCAAG GACAAGTGGGCCAAGAACCTCTACCTCGCCGGGATCTGCTACGGGCGAACGGTGGCGTAG